The following coding sequences lie in one Azospirillum humicireducens genomic window:
- a CDS encoding single-stranded DNA-binding protein codes for MNVWTFTGRLGADGELRTTQSGEKVLGFRVANDVGFGDRKTTQWVDCSIWGRRAESLAPHLTKGKSVVVSGEVTLREYEKRDGTRGAGLSVRVAEIDFTGGAREEGGGGSYGGGGGYESRGGGSGGGYGGGSGGGNYGGGSSGGRSSGGGAPPRHEDLDDEIPF; via the coding sequence ATGAATGTTTGGACGTTTACGGGACGCCTGGGCGCGGACGGCGAATTGCGCACGACCCAGAGCGGCGAGAAGGTGCTGGGTTTCCGCGTCGCCAATGACGTTGGCTTCGGCGATCGCAAGACGACCCAATGGGTCGATTGCTCCATCTGGGGCCGCCGCGCCGAGTCGCTCGCCCCACACCTGACCAAGGGCAAGAGCGTCGTCGTGTCTGGCGAGGTCACTTTGCGCGAATATGAGAAGCGCGACGGCACCCGCGGCGCCGGCCTCTCGGTCCGCGTGGCCGAAATCGACTTCACCGGCGGCGCCCGTGAAGAAGGCGGCGGCGGCAGCTACGGCGGTGGCGGCGGCTACGAATCGCGCGGTGGCGGAAGTGGCGGCGGCTACGGAGGTGGCAGCGGCGGCGGCAACTATGGCGGTGGATCGTCGGGTGGCCGCAGCAGCGGCGGCGGCGCTCCGCCCCGTCACGAAGATCTCGACGACGAGATTCCTTTCTGA
- a CDS encoding response regulator — protein sequence MLRIDTIAKPHSTYRTRAPGQPLRVMVVEHDEAAVGALAVVIGDLGHTVCGVARTEAEAADIALRERPDLALLDVRLGGGDGIAVARRLNLEHGLRCIFLSGNSDHGTMARITETYPLGVVHWPFSHAQLKVALDLAARRLR from the coding sequence ATGCTCAGGATCGACACCATCGCCAAGCCGCACTCCACTTACCGGACACGCGCACCCGGCCAGCCCTTGCGCGTGATGGTGGTCGAGCATGACGAGGCCGCCGTCGGCGCGTTGGCCGTGGTGATCGGCGACCTTGGACATACCGTCTGCGGCGTTGCCCGGACCGAGGCCGAAGCAGCGGATATCGCCCTGCGCGAACGGCCGGATCTCGCACTGCTCGACGTTCGGCTCGGCGGCGGTGACGGCATCGCGGTGGCCCGGCGGCTGAATCTGGAGCATGGTCTGCGTTGCATCTTCCTGTCAGGCAACAGCGACCACGGCACCATGGCCCGCATCACCGAAACCTATCCGCTGGGTGTCGTTCACTGGCCATTTTCCCATGCCCAACTGAAAGTGGCCCTGGATCTGGCGGCACGGCGTCTGCGCTGA
- a CDS encoding winged helix-turn-helix domain-containing protein, with protein MSASLKIADGMTAADLRLWARRCGNGRAAARAYASANALDGLGRAEAARLAGMERQALRDAVRRYNVEGGAGLFDRPKGHRAEWLSDAEQAALAAAVFKGPAPAVDGVCTWTCEALAVWIAAKFGKTFHPHSVGRTLRRLGLSRQKARPVHPKTESKAQERFKKGGFAAP; from the coding sequence ATGTCGGCAAGCCTGAAGATCGCGGACGGGATGACGGCGGCGGACCTGCGGCTCTGGGCACGGCGGTGCGGCAACGGTCGGGCGGCGGCGCGGGCGTATGCCAGCGCCAACGCCTTGGATGGGCTGGGCCGTGCGGAGGCCGCACGCTTGGCTGGGATGGAGCGGCAGGCGCTGCGGGACGCGGTGCGGCGCTACAACGTGGAAGGGGGTGCGGGCCTGTTCGACCGGCCCAAGGGGCACCGGGCGGAGTGGCTGAGCGACGCGGAGCAGGCGGCCTTGGCGGCCGCGGTCTTCAAAGGACCGGCCCCCGCCGTGGATGGGGTCTGCACCTGGACCTGCGAGGCCCTGGCGGTGTGGATCGCCGCCAAGTTCGGCAAAACCTTTCATCCGCACAGTGTCGGCCGGACGTTGCGGCGGCTGGGCCTCTCGCGCCAGAAGGCCCGGCCCGTTCACCCGAAAACCGAGAGCAAAGCGCAGGAGCGCTTCAAAAAAGGGGGCTTCGCCGCGCCCTGA